Proteins from one Nitrospirota bacterium genomic window:
- a CDS encoding transposase: protein MFYTKDHKSIDMFDQFAFLGEKRRRLLDNSWAKIFREEILHNLPADKLSGVYHEFFGRPTKEIYAMLGIMILQQMEDLADEEAVQQFAFNIKWHYALNVTNASDCHSYICPKTLWTMRNILCQQDLYTPLFQNVTAALAKAYEVDPTRQRMDSTHIFSNMRHLGRIGLFVKTIKKFLVNLHRHNKDLYAELDKELLDRYTTKKGESVFSMVKPSESAKTLEEVGKDLFFLIERFKENADVSGMSSHQLMVRLLKEQCIVEADVETHSKKVLVKSNKDVPSDSLQNPSDPDAGYSGHKGKGYQVQVMETYSPDKEKDQLSLITHVAVEPAHKSDANALIPAIEDTSARDLKPAEVLADSLYGGDENCEQARELGVEVISPTMGSVKETSLTLNEFTLSPEKEITACPKGLAPIQIKKKTSGVRTAVFSKETCSGCAVLCDCPVKPGKRYHYFRYDDKALRLAQRRAREKTPEFKEKYRFRAGSEATMSALARRTGIKRLRVRGLEAVSLAATLKATGLNILRAAAFKIREKRRKEAQRQNNPGFLDLILAFKEQISLATNVGRFFPYFYTENRLAAHFAA, encoded by the coding sequence ATGTTTTACACAAAAGACCACAAAAGCATTGACATGTTCGACCAGTTCGCCTTCCTCGGTGAAAAGAGGCGCAGGCTTCTGGACAACTCATGGGCAAAAATCTTCAGGGAGGAAATCCTCCACAATCTCCCTGCAGATAAACTCTCAGGAGTTTACCATGAATTCTTTGGTCGTCCCACAAAGGAAATATATGCCATGCTCGGCATCATGATCCTCCAGCAGATGGAAGACCTGGCTGATGAAGAGGCTGTCCAGCAGTTTGCCTTCAACATCAAGTGGCACTATGCCTTAAACGTTACCAATGCCTCGGATTGCCACTCCTATATCTGTCCAAAGACCCTCTGGACCATGCGCAATATCCTGTGCCAGCAAGACCTATATACACCGCTATTTCAAAACGTAACAGCTGCTCTGGCAAAAGCTTATGAGGTTGATCCCACAAGACAGCGTATGGACTCAACCCATATCTTCTCCAATATGCGACATCTCGGAAGGATCGGTCTCTTTGTAAAGACGATAAAGAAGTTTCTCGTCAATCTGCATCGTCATAATAAGGACCTCTATGCCGAATTGGATAAGGAGCTTCTTGATCGCTACACGACCAAAAAGGGTGAATCAGTCTTCTCAATGGTAAAGCCCTCCGAATCCGCAAAAACCCTTGAAGAGGTGGGCAAAGACCTCTTTTTCCTCATAGAGAGATTTAAAGAAAATGCGGATGTCTCCGGCATGAGCAGCCATCAGCTCATGGTGCGCCTTCTCAAAGAGCAGTGCATAGTAGAAGCAGATGTTGAAACCCACTCAAAAAAGGTACTGGTCAAATCAAACAAGGATGTCCCGTCCGACTCCCTCCAGAACCCTTCCGATCCCGATGCCGGATACAGCGGGCATAAGGGGAAGGGATATCAGGTGCAGGTCATGGAGACCTACTCTCCTGATAAGGAAAAGGATCAGCTGTCCCTAATCACCCATGTTGCAGTAGAACCTGCACACAAGAGCGATGCCAATGCCCTGATCCCTGCCATAGAGGACACATCTGCAAGAGACCTTAAACCGGCGGAGGTTCTGGCTGATAGCCTCTACGGAGGAGATGAAAACTGCGAGCAGGCCAGAGAACTCGGTGTAGAGGTAATATCTCCAACCATGGGCAGCGTTAAGGAAACATCCCTTACCTTAAACGAGTTCACACTGTCTCCTGAAAAAGAGATCACAGCCTGTCCCAAAGGCCTTGCTCCAATACAGATAAAGAAGAAGACAAGCGGCGTAAGAACCGCAGTATTCAGCAAGGAAACATGCTCAGGCTGCGCCGTTTTGTGTGACTGTCCGGTAAAACCAGGCAAACGGTACCACTACTTCCGCTATGACGACAAGGCGCTTCGCCTGGCGCAAAGACGGGCAAGAGAGAAAACCCCTGAGTTTAAAGAAAAGTATCGTTTCCGTGCGGGGAGTGAGGCCACCATGTCGGCATTAGCCCGAAGGACTGGGATAAAGCGATTGCGAGTCCGGGGGCTTGAAGCAGTGAGCCTTGCTGCGACGTTAAAGGCGACAGGACTCAACATCCTTAGGGCAGCTGCGTTCAAAATCCGTGAGAAAAGGAGAAAAGAGGCACAAAGACAGAACAATCCCGGCTTTTTGGACCTTATTTTGGCTTTCAAAGAACAAATTTCGTTGGCAACCAACGTGGGAAGATTTTTCCCATACTTTTACACTGAAAATCGTTTAGCTGCTCATTTTGCAGCGTAA
- a CDS encoding type II toxin-antitoxin system HicB family antitoxin yields MIPIDYDVIVFKEDETYVAYCPELDISSCGNGVEHAKEMLRTAVRLSLEEAEKMGTLEDILEEARYKREESGRWTPPRLVATELVSVY; encoded by the coding sequence GTGATACCTATTGATTATGACGTAATCGTTTTCAAGGAGGATGAAACTTACGTGGCCTATTGTCCTGAACTTGACATTTCAAGTTGCGGGAATGGCGTAGAACATGCTAAGGAGATGCTAAGGACAGCTGTAAGATTGTCCCTTGAAGAGGCAGAAAAGATGGGTACCCTTGAAGATATCCTTGAAGAGGCGAGATACAAGAGGGAGGAAAGCGGACGTTGGACACCGCCGAGGCTTGTGGCAACCGAATTGGTAAGCGTATATTGA
- a CDS encoding type II toxin-antitoxin system HicA family toxin: MTKIVPIPASKLRKVFEAAGFKCVRIEGDHFVYTKEGIARPVVIPDWNEVPVFIIKNNMRTAGLTREEYFSLLKKV; encoded by the coding sequence ATGACAAAAATAGTTCCCATCCCGGCGAGTAAATTAAGAAAAGTATTTGAAGCAGCTGGATTTAAGTGTGTGAGAATCGAGGGGGACCACTTCGTTTATACAAAAGAGGGGATTGCAAGACCTGTTGTTATCCCGGACTGGAACGAGGTCCCTGTGTTTATAATCAAAAACAACATGAGAACAGCCGGGTTGACAAGAGAGGAGTATTTCTCACTGCTGAAGAAAGTGTAA